The following proteins are encoded in a genomic region of Periophthalmus magnuspinnatus isolate fPerMag1 chromosome 23, fPerMag1.2.pri, whole genome shotgun sequence:
- the brcc3 gene encoding lys-63-specific deubiquitinase BRCC36 yields the protein MAVSACHLESDAFLVCMSHALSTEKEEVMGLCIGELEPSRVVHVHSVIILRRSDKRKDRVEISPEQLSAASTEAERLADSTGRPMRVVGWYHSHPHITVWPSHVDVRTQAMYQMLDQGFVGLIFSCFIEDKNTRTGRVLYTCFQSTAKGSEYERLEIPIHVLPREAIGKACLESAVELPRILCQEEQDTYRKIHALSHLDPVTRIHNGSVFTKNLCSQMSAVSGPLLQWLEHRLSHNQHCINELQRERQQLREELDML from the exons ATGGCAGTGAGCGCCTGTCACCTGGAGTCCGACGCTTTCCTGGTTTGCATGAGCCACGCACTTAGCACCGAGAAAGAAGAG GTGATGGGGCTGTGTATTGGCGAGCTGGAGCCCAGCCGGGTGGTCCATGTACACTCTGTGATCATCCTGAGGCGTTCAGACAAACGGAAGGACCGCGTGGAGATCTCTCCGGAGCAGCTGTCTGCAGCCAGCACAGAGGCCGAACGGCTGGCAGACAGCACAGGGCGGCCCATGAGGGTGGTGGGCTGGTACCACTCCCACCCCCACATCACTGTGTGGCCCTCTCATGTGGACGTGCGCACACAG GCCATGTACCAGATGCTGGACCAGGGGTTTGTGGGGCTCATCTTCTCGTGCTTCATCGAGGACAAAAACACCCGTACAGGACGTGTGTTGTACACCTGCTTCCAGTCCACAGCCAAAGGCTCTGAGTATGAACGGCTGGAGATCCCCATCCACGTGCTGCCAAGGGAGGCTATCGGCAAG gCCTGCCTGGAGTCTGCTGTGGAGCTGCCCAGAATTCTGtgtcaggaggagcaggacacCTACAGGAAGATCCATGCCTTGTCCCACCTGGACCCAGTTACCCGCATCCACAATGGCTCTGTCTTCACCAAGAACCTATGCAGCCAGATGTCAGCAGTGAGTGGGCCCCTGCTGCAGTGGCTTGAGCACAGGCTCAGCCATAACCAGCACTGCATCAATGAGCTCCAAAGAGAGAGGCAGCAGCTCAGAGAGGAGCTGGACATGCTGTGA